The Lysobacter enzymogenes DNA segment TCCGCCTTGGGCGCGTCCAGCGACGCGGCCAGGCCGCCGACCCAGCTGGCGACCTGCTCCAGGGCCTGGTAGCGGGTCAGGTCGACATGGATCGGGGTGATCGAGATGTTGCCGGTGCGCACGGCATGGAAATCGGTGCCGGCGCCGGCGTCGGCCTCGGCGCCTGCCGGGCCGATCCACCACCACTGGCGCCCGCGCGGATCGCGCTGCGGGATGCAGGCCTCGGCGCGGTGGCGGTTGCCCAGGCGGGTGACCTCGAAACCGGCGACCTCGTCCCACGCCAGGTCGGGCACGTTGACGTTGAGGATGGTGTCGGCCGGCAGCGGATCGGTGCGCAGGCGGGCGATGATCTCGACCGCCGCGCGCGCCGCGGTTTCGTAGTGGCGGCCGTCGTGATCGGCCGCGGCCAGCGACATCGCCACCGCCGGCAGGCCGAGGAAGCGGCCTTCCATCGCCGCGGCGACGGTGCCGGAATAGATCACGTCGTCGCCCATGTTGGCGGTGGTGTTGATGCCGGAGACGACGATGTCGGGTTCCAGCTCGAGCATGCCGGCCAGGGCCACGTGCACGCAGTCGGTCGGGGTGCCGTAGACCCGCCAGGTCGTCTCGTCGAGGCGGGCGACCCGCACCGGCATGTCCAGGGTCAGCGAATTGCTCGCGCCGGAGCGGTCGCGGTCGGGCGCGACCACCAGCACTTCGTGTCCGGCCTCGCGCAGCCCCTGGGCGAGGATGCGGATGCCGGGCGCGTCGACGCCGTCGTCGTTGCTGACCAATACGCGCATGAGACTCCGCTGACGGAAAGACAGACGTGGGGGAGCCCCGGATGATACCCGATAGGGCCGCGGGCTTCCCGCGCGGGCGTGTCGCGAGCGGGCCGCGGCCTTGCCTGGCGCGCGTTTCGGCGCGGCGCGGCGGTTCGCCGCGGGCGCGTCGAAGGTGCGCTGCTGCCCGGTTGCGATCTGAGATCGGCGGCACGCGGCGTGCGTATGTATGATGGCCCGAACCCGCCGGAACGCAGGTGATCAGGCACGGCATGGAGTATTGGGACCATATCGATCGAGTGCTGCGCGCTGCGACGTTGGACGAGGTCAAGTCGGTGACCTCGGCCTTTTCCCGCGCGGTCGGCTTCCACAACCACGGCTACGCGACCAAGCTGCGCGAGCCGCTGCCCGGCGGTTCGGATTTCGTGTTCTTCGAGGACTTCGACAGCGACTGGTCGAAGACCTACCCGGCGCTGGCCGCGCCCGACGCCGAGCGCAGCGACCCGCGCATCACCCTCTCGCGCGAGGGCCTGCCCGCGGTGGCCTGGAACTCGCGCGGCCGCACCACCTGGGAACCGCGCCCGCAGCTGTACCAGATCGGCCGCCGCACCCTGATGGCGGCCGGCGAATTCGGCCTGCACGGCGGCATCACCGTGCCGAGCTGGTCGCCGGGCACGCAGTGGTCGTTCACCACCTTCACCGTCAATGCGCTGGCCGATCCGCGCGAACTGGTGCCGACCCTCGGCCAGGCGGTGTACTTCGTCAGCTGCATGCACGCGGCGATGGACCGGCTGCTGCGCCGGCCGCGCCACGCGCCCAAGCTCAGCGAGCGCGAATGCGAGGTGCTGCGCTGGTCGGCGGTCGGCAAGACCTCGTGGGAGATCTCGATGATCCTGCAGATCAGCGAGCGCACGGTGAACTTCCACCTGCAGCAGGTGGCGCGCAAGCTCGGGGTCAAGGGCCGGCGCGCGGCCTGCGCGCGCGCGGTCGCGCTGGGATTGATCGCGTTGTAGCCGTACGCCGCGGCGGCCGGCGCGGGCTTTGCCGAATCGGCCGGTTCGCTGTCGTGCGCGCGCACCCCGTGCGGCGTGTCGCGCGACAGCCTCGCCATGCGCCGACACCCTGCCGCCTCTCGACGATCCTCGTTGCGAGGCACGCCGGAACGCATTCAGCCCTGGCCTTTCGCCGCGTCTTTCGCCGCGCCCCGGCGACTGTCACTTCTGACAGGACCGCCCTCGCCCATCGCGCGTAGCGTGATGAACTACGCGTTCGCGGCACCCTCGACTGCGCGCCGACGGCGCGAGGGGACAGCGCAGCGCGTGCCGCGCTTTTCGATCTGCGCGTTTCAATCCGCGCGCTTCAATCAGTGTTTCCCCGGTGACGGCCCGATACCGACGGGCCGCAAGTCCCATGGAAGGGCCGGGGCTTTCTTTTTCCCCGATCGCCGCGCGCCGCCTTCGCCGCGCGACGATTATCCTGTGCCGATGACGTCCCACCCCGACCGCCCCGAAGACGCCGGCGACGACGACGACGCGGCGCTGTTCCGCGCCGCCATCGGCGAGGTCCGCCGCCTGCCCGAGGCCGCGCTGCCGCCGGCCGCGCCCAAGCCGCGCCCGCGTCCGCGCATGGCCGAACGCGACGAAGCCCTGGCGCGCGAGGAATTCCGCCACGCCCTCGACGAACAGTTGCTGGAAGCCGGCGACGCGCTGAGCTATCGCCGCGACGAACTGCCGCCGAAGGTGTTCGCGCGGCTGCGCCGCGGCGAGATTTCGGCGCAGGAAGAACTCGACCTGCACGGCAGCCCCGTGCGCGAGGCCGAAGCGCTGCTGCGCGCCTTCCTCAACGACGCGCGCAGCCACGAACTGGGCTGCGTGCGCATCATCCACGGCAAGGGCCGCGGCGGCGGCAACGACTTCCTCGACAGCCGCGGCCTGCCGGTGCTCAAGAACCTGGTCGACCGGATGCTGCGCCAGCGCGCGGACGTGCTGGCGTTCCATTCCGCGCCGCCCGCGCAGGGCGGGACCGGCGCGGTGGTGGTGTTGCTGGCGCGGCCGCAGCGCCGACGCTGAGCGACGGCGCCGCGGCGCGCGACGCGGGCGCGCTCAGTGGGTGGCCTGCGCCACCGCCGCGCCGCGCTTGGGCGGAGGATTGACCCAGACCAGGCCGATGCCGCGGCGACGGGCGATGCGCTCGACCTGAGCGACATAGATCTCATCGCGCGTCAGCGGTGCGGACTGCGGCGCGCCGACCGCGGCCGGCTCGACATAGGCGCTCTTGCTCTGGGTCCCGGCGCAGGCGGCCAGCCCCAGGACGGACAACGACAGGACGGCAATACGCAAGCAGGCGTTCATGGCTCCGGCTCCCTGACGTGTGGGCCCGGACGCGGAATCGAGGCCGGGCGGCAACCGCGTTTTCGCGGCTGTCGATTCGGCTTATACGCCGCCCGTCGGCGCGGGCCAGTGCCGGCATTCACCACCCGACGAGCGGTCGCGCGGCGCGCGCGAATGCGCAATCCAGGGCAAGCGCGGACGCGCGGGAAACCCGTCGGCGGCGGCCTCGGGCCGGTGCGATCCATGCCCGGCGGCCAGCGCAAACCCGCCGTGCGCGGGCGCGACCGCGACGCCGGCCGGAT contains these protein-coding regions:
- the surE gene encoding 5'/3'-nucleotidase SurE — protein: MRVLVSNDDGVDAPGIRILAQGLREAGHEVLVVAPDRDRSGASNSLTLDMPVRVARLDETTWRVYGTPTDCVHVALAGMLELEPDIVVSGINTTANMGDDVIYSGTVAAAMEGRFLGLPAVAMSLAAADHDGRHYETAARAAVEIIARLRTDPLPADTILNVNVPDLAWDEVAGFEVTRLGNRHRAEACIPQRDPRGRQWWWIGPAGAEADAGAGTDFHAVRTGNISITPIHVDLTRYQALEQVASWVGGLAASLDAPKAESAA
- a CDS encoding helix-turn-helix transcriptional regulator yields the protein MIRHGMEYWDHIDRVLRAATLDEVKSVTSAFSRAVGFHNHGYATKLREPLPGGSDFVFFEDFDSDWSKTYPALAAPDAERSDPRITLSREGLPAVAWNSRGRTTWEPRPQLYQIGRRTLMAAGEFGLHGGITVPSWSPGTQWSFTTFTVNALADPRELVPTLGQAVYFVSCMHAAMDRLLRRPRHAPKLSERECEVLRWSAVGKTSWEISMILQISERTVNFHLQQVARKLGVKGRRAACARAVALGLIAL
- a CDS encoding Smr/MutS family protein, with protein sequence MTSHPDRPEDAGDDDDAALFRAAIGEVRRLPEAALPPAAPKPRPRPRMAERDEALAREEFRHALDEQLLEAGDALSYRRDELPPKVFARLRRGEISAQEELDLHGSPVREAEALLRAFLNDARSHELGCVRIIHGKGRGGGNDFLDSRGLPVLKNLVDRMLRQRADVLAFHSAPPAQGGTGAVVVLLARPQRRR